AGAGGTAAGCGCATGAGCCTTCATTCGCAGAGCAGCGGCCGGGCGTCCGCACAGACCGCCGGCGCACCGGCAACGGCGGGCCTGACCATGGCGAGAGTTGGCGCGCTGGTGGTGTTGGCCGCTCTGCTGGCGGTGCCGTTCGTGCTCTATCCGGTCTTTTTGATGAAGGTGCTGTGCTTCGCACTGTTCGCCTGCGCCTTCAATCTGCTGATCGGCTTCGGCGGGCTGCTCAGCTTCGGTCATGCGGCATTCTTCGGCAGCGCCGCCTATGTCACCGCCCATGCGGTGAAGGAGTGGGGATGGTCGCCTGAACTGGGGATCCTGCTGGGCACCCTGACCGCGGTCGTCCTGGGGCTGGTCTTCGGCCTGATCGCCATCCGCCGGCAGGGCATCTATTTCGCCATGATCACGCTGGCGTTGAGCCAGATGGTCTATTTTCTCGCCCTGCAACTGCCCTTCACCCATGGCGAGGATGGCATTCAGGCGGTGCCGCGCGGCGTCCTGTTCGGCGTCTTCGACCTGCACAACCCGCTGGCGATGTACTACACGGTGCTGGGCGTCTTCCTGATCGGATTCGCCATCATCTGGCGAACGGTGCATTCGCCCTTCGGTCAGGTGCTGAAAGCGATCCGTGAGAACGAGGCACGCGCCATTTCGCTGGGCTACCGCACCGACCGCTACAAACTGCTGGCCTTCGTGCTGTCGGCGTCGCTGGCCGGGCTGGCGGGCGGCACCAAGGCCATCGTCTTCCAATTGGCGACGCTGACCGACGTGACGTGGCAGATGTCGGGCGAAGTCGTGCTGATGACGCTGCTGGGCGGAATGGGCACGCTGAGCGGCCCGGTCATCGGTGCCGCTTTGGTGGTGACGCTGGAGAATTATCTGGCGGCGACCAGCCTGCCGGTGCCGGTCGTGATCGGCTGCATCTTCGTCGCCTGCGTGCTGGTGTTCCGTCGGGGAATAGCCGGGGAAATCGCGGCGCGTTTTGGGAAGCACAGCCAGAATAGTTAAGTCACTGCACAGAAAAACAGCAAGCACATTAAGGATGGTTTCGTTCTTAAGACACTATGGTTGCAAAAAACCGCATACCCCGAAAGAATGGGTGTGCGGTTATTATTTTGCGTCCTGGAACGTTTTGCTTTCTGGGTGTTATAGGTCTCAACGCGTGCGGCGGTGCAGCAAAATGACCGACGCGAGGTTTGGGAAGAGGCGTCCACCCGGACGAACGTATTCGAGGAGCATCCCGCATGGCTATGGACAAGGATACCACGACCAGCGCGCGTGAAACCGCTGACCGGGCAAAAGGCACGGTGGAGGACATGACGCGCGCCGGTGAGGCCACCACCCGCCGCGCCGCCGATGCCGCCCGCTCGATGGGTGAGAACGCGGCAGAGACCGGCCGGGAGGCCGCCGATGCCAGCCTGAACGCTGGTCAGAAGGCAATGGGGGTGGGTGCGGACATGACCCGCCGCAGCGCTGAGACTGCCGGCACCATGATGAACAAGGCCTCCGATGTCGCCGGCCGCACGACCGAGCAGCTCCAGCGCGCGCTGGGCCTGTCGAAGGAAGCGCAGGGCGCGGTCGCCAGCCAGACCCGCGAAACCATGGACGTCATGGTCCAGTGCGGCAGCGTTCTGGCCGATGGCTGGCAGAATGCCTGGCGCGAATGGATGGGGCTGGCGCAGGACGTCGCCTCGCGCAATGCCGAGGGAATGAACGCGCTGATGCGCAGCCGGACCGTCCCCGATTTCTACGCGGCGCAGAGCCGTATGCTGAAGGACAACATGCAGATGGTCCTCAGCCGCAGCGTCAAGATCTCGGAGATGTCGGCGAGCACCGCCAACACGGCGATGGGCAAGCTGAACGCCCGTCTGGAAGGTGCGGCGCAGCAGACGGAGCGCCGCTTCTGAAGACCTGGCCGACTGCACCGGCACGCTATCGATAACGAACGATCTCCATCCTGACTGAACCCCGGCCCGCAAGGACCGGGGTTTTTTCTGTGGCGGATACGCCGCCTGCCCGCCGGTTAGGGCGCTTCAGGCGTGAGCCAGCTCACCGCGGCCCCGCCGCCGGTGGAGGGCAGGGCGTCGTGCAGGGCCGGCAGCAACTCCTTCAGCGTCTCGTCGAGCTTCCAGGGCGGATTGACGATCAGCAGGCCGGAGCCGTTCAGCCGCAGATGGGTGTCTTCGGGATGCCAGGTCAGTTCGGCGATCAGCACCTTGGGGATGCCGGTCTTCTCCACCGCATCCTGGAACCGCCAGACCGCCGCGCGCTCCTTGATCGGATACCACAGGGCGAAGATGCCGGTGGACCAGCGGCGGTGCGCCTGCGCCAACCCCTCCGCCATGCGGGCGAACTCGTCGGGCTGCTCGAATGGCGGATCGATCAGGACCAGCCCACGCTTCTCCTTGGGCGGCAGATGGGCCTTCAGCGCGGTATAGGCATCGGACTGGTGGACGGCGACGGAGCGGTCGCCGGCGAACTCCGCCTTCAGGCTGACGGCGTCGTCGGGGTGCAGTTCGACCAGCACCATGCGGTCCTGCGGGCGGAGCGCGGCACGGGCGATTCGCGGGGAGCCGGGATACCAGCGCAGGGTGCCGTCGGGGTTCAGCGCCTGGACGGCATCCAGATAGGGCGCCAGTGCCGGGTGCGGCAGGGGATGGCCGAACAGCCGGCCGATGCCCTCGTCGCTCTCACCGGTCTTGCGGGCCGCCTCGGAGGTCAGGTCGTAACGGCCGATGCCGGCATGGGTGTCCAGCACGCAGAAAGGCGTCGGTTTGGCGCGCAGATGATCCAGGATCAGCGCCAGCACGGCGTGCTTCATCACGTCGGCCGGGTTGCCGGCGTGGAAGATGTGGCGGTAGTTCATGCGTCGGGGTTTACCCGATCACGCAACGCGGCGCCAGCGCTCTTGCCGGCGCGACCGGTCGGCGGACGGATCAGTTGATCGCCGCGACCTGCTGTGCGTTGTGGAAGCTGCGGCGGGTGCGCGGAGCGACGCTGACGGGATCGGTATCCTCGCAGCGGGAAGAGGCCAGCAGCTTGGCGCTCTGCGTGTCCAGTTCGCCCAGGCTCTGCCAGATCTTGCAGACATAGGCCTGGGCGCGACGGCCGGAGCTGCCGTTGTAGCGGGCCAGCGCGGTCTTCCAGTTGCCTTCCTCGCCATGGAAGCGGACGAGAAGCTGGCCGGCGTAGAACACGTTGTCGCGCGGCTCGACGATCTTCTCCAGCGGCTGGAACTCGCCACGGTGGGTGGCGACCGACAGCTGCATGCAGCCGACATAGGTGTTGGAGCGAAGCTGGCCGCGGTGATCGCGAAGATGACGGGCGGCGTCACTGACGTTGCGGGCGTAGTAGGGACGGCCCTGCACGCTCATGGCGAAGGGGTGGGGGGTACCGTCCTGGCCGCTTTCGACCAGGGCGATGGCCACCAGCATGCCGGAGGGAATGCCGAGTTTCTGTTCGGCCTCCACCGCGTGGGTGACGCAGCTTTCTTTCGAAACGGTCTGGGCCTGGGCGGTTCCGGAAACGGAGAGCGCCACCAGGGGAGCCGTCAGCAGTCCCGCAGCCAGTGCGAAGCGTCCACACTTTGTGGCGCCTGCGCGCTGATTTCGTCCCCGCATCCCAAATCTCCTTCTGCTGTCGCCCCGTCTTGTACGGCGGCTGTTTGACCCCCCGCGCGGGGCCGTTGTTCCGGTCACCGAGTCGCTTACGGCGACCGCCTCCTACCCAGATGTTCAGCGCCTCCCGATTGGGCGCCGCGGCAACACTTCCAAAAATTTGATCCATCGTCAACCCGCTTGCGCCCTGGTAATACCACAGCTTTCGTCCGTCAGATGTCACTCAGGCTCGCCGAACGGACGGCTTAGGCGCTTCGGTTAGGTTCATAAGCCATTGAATCGCCACATTTGCCGGCAAAATCGATTGGGGTGGTACTGCTGCCTCTCTTGACCCTTCGGAGGGGGGACAAAAAAAGGGCTACTGCGACCGCGTGTCGCCCGAATCACACTTCGGAAGGATTTTCGCGTCCCCCTTGCGCGGCGCAGCATGTTGGGGCAGTAAACTCCGCCGCCCTGTTTCCCTGGACTCGGTTCCCTGGGTCAAGTCGGTGCCGCAGCGACGCCCGGGACGGCCCGATGGCGAGCGGAGGCGGGCTATCCGGGCCGGCGGCATTCCCCTGGTCGAAGCCCGCGATCAGAGGAACTCCATCCGTGTCCGCGGATCCCTCCATTGGCGACGAGCCGCAAATCTACAATCTCGATCAAATGTTCCGGTTCGGTTACGACCGGCTCTACGCGGGGGATAATGCCGGAGCCGTCCGCGCATTTCGCGCCGGCGTCGCAGTCGACCCCTCCCATGCGGAGGCATGGTCGGCACTGGCGGAAGCCGGCGGCGGGACCGATGCGGCAGGGCAGGCGGCGGCCTGTTTCCGGCGCGCCGTCACTCTGGAACCGGGCAATTGGGGCTGGCGGCTGATGCTGGCCGATGCCCTGCGGCAGTGCGGCAAAACCGATGCTGCACACGCGTTGTTCCAGTCCCTTGCGGCGGAGCGGAGCGATTCGGCACAGGCACGACTCGGACTCGCCCGTTGCCTCGCCGCGGCCGGCCGCCAAGAGGAAGCGCTGGAGGAGTACCGGGAGGCGGTGGCGCTGCGCCCCAACGACCGCGATGCCATCCTCGCGCTGGCGGATGCGCAGGCTCTGTCGGGGGATGCGCTGGCGGCGGTTGAACTGCTTCAGCCGCTGGCCCGGCGGCTTGAGGATGATGCGTCCGTCCATCACGCGCTGGGCCGCAGCTGGCTTGCCCTGCGCGAACCGGCCAAGGCGCTGACCGCGCTACGCCACGCCGCAAGAATCGCCGAAGGGGACGAGGCGGCGGCGATCGAACGCCTGATCGAGGCGCTGGAGGCAGGGGAGGGTGCCGACCTGTCCGCCTCCTATGTCCGCGCCCTGTTCGACCGCTACGCCGACCGCTTCGACCAGGATCTGGTGGGCAAGCTCGGCTACGCGGCACCCGAACTGCTGCGGTCGGCGGTGGACCGCGTCACGCCCGGCGCTGCGGGATTGCGCATCCTCGATCTCGGTTGCGGCACCGGACTGGCGGGCGTCGCCTTCAAGCCGCTGGCCTCCCGGCTCGCCGGAGTCGATCTGTCGCCGCGGATGGTCGAGAAGGCGCGGCAACGCCGGCTCTATGACGAACTGACCGTCGGCGACGTCGTTGAGGCGATGGAGCGGGCGCCCGGCGGCTGGGACCTGCTGGTCGCCGCCGACGTGCTGGTCTATATCGGCGACCTCGCCCCCGTCTTCGCGGCGGCAGCCCGCGCCCTTCCTCCGGGAGGCCGTTTCGCCGCCACCGTGGAACGCCTGCCGGGCGAACCGGCCTCGCTTACGGGCGGGTCATTCGTGCTTGGCGCGACCCGCCGTTATGCCCATGCCAAACATTATGTCCGGGCGACGGCAGAAGCGGCCGGCTTCCTCATCCGCCTGATGGAACCCTGCAGCCCGCGACGGGAAAAGGGCATACCGGTTCCTGGCCTCCTGTTCGTGGTGGAACGGGCGGCGCGGTAGCGATCCGGTTGCGGGTCAGATCGCCTGCGTATAGCGGCCGGCATCGCCGGGCAGGCACCAGCGTGCATGCAGTTGCCCCTTGGTGTCGAAGCTGCAGGCGATCCAGCCGGAACCGTACAGCAGGCGTCGCCCGCCCTCTGCGAAGGGCGGCATCTCGAACCGGTGGGCGGGCAGGGGATGGTCAGGGCGGGTCGCCAGCGGCTCCGCCAGCCGCGACTTCCATCCCCCCGCCGGGGTGGCGGACTTGGTGAAGCGTGGCGCGTAGAGCTGCCACATCTCCAGTCCGCCGCCGCGCAGCACGCCCCGCGCCGCCGCTCCACCAGCGATTCCCCGCGAGGCGACCGTGATGCGGCAGCCGCTGCGTCGGGAGAAATCGGCCAATGTGCGGACCATCCGCTCCCATTCGGCATGGCGGCCCGGTGCCGCCCAGTGATCGCCCAACCGACCGCGCAGCCGGGAAGGGAGCACGCCGCCCAGCCGGTCGAGCAAGGCGGCGGCCGGGGTCAGCAATGGCCCGCCGCTGACCAGGATCAGGTGACGACAGGCGGCGAAGCGGTCGAGCCAGTCCGGCAGCATGCTCCAGCCCCGTTCCGACAGCATGTGCCGGCCGTTGCGGTCGCTCCAGCTGTCGAGCGTCAGCAATCCGACTTCGCCCATGGTGAAACCTTGGGCCAGCGTTCCGCACGCCGATCCCCACAGGCAATCGGGCGGGCCGTTGGCGACGGATCCGGTCTGGAAGAGCTGGACCTGCCGGCGGGTCGCCGCGAACAGCGGGCGCAGGCTGCGCGAGGCGGCGTCGCCCTCCTCCCGGCCGCCCCAGGCGCCGGCCAGCAACCGGCCGAGATCGCTGCCGTCCCACACCATCACCGAGGGAATCGACGCCAACGCCGACGCCGCGGCGGCACTGCTCCAGGTCCGCAGCATGCGGTCGAAGCCGGCGGCCATCAGTTCTTCCGCCACGCCGGGCAGTGCGGGGCCAAGCCGGCGGGAGACATCGGACAGCAGGCCATTCGCCTGGGGAGCGGCGGCCGTCACGGCGTCGCCGTCGATCTGTCCGCCGGCCTGGACCATCAGGTGATAGCGGTCGGTGGACTGCCGGGACAGCAGGTCGGACCAGAGGGCCGGTGACGCGCCCGCAGGGCCTTCGGCCTCCGGATCGCCACCGCCTGTCATTCCGCTCCCGTAAAGGATGGCCATGCGTGGGAGTGA
The Azospirillum sp. TSA2s DNA segment above includes these coding regions:
- a CDS encoding phasin family protein yields the protein MAMDKDTTTSARETADRAKGTVEDMTRAGEATTRRAADAARSMGENAAETGREAADASLNAGQKAMGVGADMTRRSAETAGTMMNKASDVAGRTTEQLQRALGLSKEAQGAVASQTRETMDVMVQCGSVLADGWQNAWREWMGLAQDVASRNAEGMNALMRSRTVPDFYAAQSRMLKDNMQMVLSRSVKISEMSASTANTAMGKLNARLEGAAQQTERRF
- a CDS encoding transglycosylase SLT domain-containing protein, which produces MRGRNQRAGATKCGRFALAAGLLTAPLVALSVSGTAQAQTVSKESCVTHAVEAEQKLGIPSGMLVAIALVESGQDGTPHPFAMSVQGRPYYARNVSDAARHLRDHRGQLRSNTYVGCMQLSVATHRGEFQPLEKIVEPRDNVFYAGQLLVRFHGEEGNWKTALARYNGSSGRRAQAYVCKIWQSLGELDTQSAKLLASSRCEDTDPVSVAPRTRRSFHNAQQVAAIN
- a CDS encoding 23S rRNA (adenine(2030)-N(6))-methyltransferase RlmJ, with product MNYRHIFHAGNPADVMKHAVLALILDHLRAKPTPFCVLDTHAGIGRYDLTSEAARKTGESDEGIGRLFGHPLPHPALAPYLDAVQALNPDGTLRWYPGSPRIARAALRPQDRMVLVELHPDDAVSLKAEFAGDRSVAVHQSDAYTALKAHLPPKEKRGLVLIDPPFEQPDEFARMAEGLAQAHRRWSTGIFALWYPIKERAAVWRFQDAVEKTGIPKVLIAELTWHPEDTHLRLNGSGLLIVNPPWKLDETLKELLPALHDALPSTGGGAAVSWLTPEAP
- a CDS encoding branched-chain amino acid ABC transporter permease, whose amino-acid sequence is MSLHSQSSGRASAQTAGAPATAGLTMARVGALVVLAALLAVPFVLYPVFLMKVLCFALFACAFNLLIGFGGLLSFGHAAFFGSAAYVTAHAVKEWGWSPELGILLGTLTAVVLGLVFGLIAIRRQGIYFAMITLALSQMVYFLALQLPFTHGEDGIQAVPRGVLFGVFDLHNPLAMYYTVLGVFLIGFAIIWRTVHSPFGQVLKAIRENEARAISLGYRTDRYKLLAFVLSASLAGLAGGTKAIVFQLATLTDVTWQMSGEVVLMTLLGGMGTLSGPVIGAALVVTLENYLAATSLPVPVVIGCIFVACVLVFRRGIAGEIAARFGKHSQNS
- a CDS encoding tetratricopeptide repeat protein, which translates into the protein MSADPSIGDEPQIYNLDQMFRFGYDRLYAGDNAGAVRAFRAGVAVDPSHAEAWSALAEAGGGTDAAGQAAACFRRAVTLEPGNWGWRLMLADALRQCGKTDAAHALFQSLAAERSDSAQARLGLARCLAAAGRQEEALEEYREAVALRPNDRDAILALADAQALSGDALAAVELLQPLARRLEDDASVHHALGRSWLALREPAKALTALRHAARIAEGDEAAAIERLIEALEAGEGADLSASYVRALFDRYADRFDQDLVGKLGYAAPELLRSAVDRVTPGAAGLRILDLGCGTGLAGVAFKPLASRLAGVDLSPRMVEKARQRRLYDELTVGDVVEAMERAPGGWDLLVAADVLVYIGDLAPVFAAAARALPPGGRFAATVERLPGEPASLTGGSFVLGATRRYAHAKHYVRATAEAAGFLIRLMEPCSPRREKGIPVPGLLFVVERAAR